The following are from one region of the Acidobacteriota bacterium genome:
- a CDS encoding regulator produces MKPRICVFALLLCLAASVAAVSQEMPMFRWENFTTANGLPNDHVFCVLVDDARVWVGTEDGLALYESGAWKVFRPKDGLAHQAVLSLALDHRTGDLWVGTMGGLSRVSAGRIDTFTQLNSGLSNDIVYGVGVQGDFVWTATAAGASRRNTRTGQWALFNERNTPMYEIWTYAVSPAEDKVYYAVWGGGVLEYDTKTEHWKDYNDPDGETEMVLMKDQGLIHEITTSVSYVDKILWVATYFGASRYDGRYWHNFLQKDSGLPSNFMSQVKGVDGDRAWFSTDKGLAYYDGANWAVYRPALDTHKPEMLVRDADGHVTSVPVETAPAHNYVLAVDFQGDDLWVATAKGLSHGIRVQTATHAAKAGAAVSKTN; encoded by the coding sequence ATGAAGCCGAGAATCTGTGTCTTCGCGCTGCTGTTGTGCCTCGCGGCCTCTGTGGCCGCGGTGTCGCAAGAAATGCCCATGTTCCGTTGGGAGAACTTCACGACCGCGAACGGACTGCCCAACGACCACGTATTTTGCGTCCTGGTCGATGACGCCCGTGTGTGGGTAGGGACGGAAGACGGCCTTGCCCTGTACGAAAGCGGCGCGTGGAAAGTCTTTCGCCCGAAGGATGGCTTGGCGCACCAGGCTGTCCTGTCCCTCGCACTCGATCACCGCACCGGAGACTTGTGGGTGGGCACAATGGGCGGTCTTAGCCGCGTGTCGGCCGGACGGATTGATACTTTCACGCAACTCAATTCCGGTCTGAGCAACGACATTGTGTATGGAGTCGGCGTGCAAGGTGATTTCGTCTGGACTGCGACCGCGGCCGGCGCCAGTCGCCGAAATACCCGCACCGGTCAATGGGCTCTCTTCAATGAGCGCAATACGCCCATGTATGAAATCTGGACCTATGCTGTCAGTCCTGCGGAGGACAAGGTCTACTACGCGGTGTGGGGCGGGGGCGTGCTCGAGTACGACACGAAGACCGAGCACTGGAAGGATTACAACGATCCCGACGGCGAGACGGAAATGGTCCTCATGAAGGATCAGGGATTGATTCACGAGATCACAACCTCTGTGAGCTACGTGGACAAAATTCTCTGGGTCGCGACCTACTTCGGAGCGAGTCGCTACGATGGCCGCTACTGGCACAACTTCCTGCAGAAGGATAGTGGCCTGCCCAGCAACTTCATGAGCCAGGTCAAGGGCGTGGATGGCGATCGCGCCTGGTTTTCAACTGACAAGGGTTTGGCCTACTACGACGGCGCGAACTGGGCTGTCTACCGCCCAGCACTCGATACGCACAAGCCAGAAATGCTGGTTCGCGATGCCGATGGACACGTGACCAGCGTCCCAGTCGAGACCGCTCCGGCGCACAACTATGTGTTAGCGGTGGACTTTCAAGGCGACGATCTATGGGTTGCAACCGCGAAAGGGCTGAGCCACGGAATACGAGTACAAACTGCGACGCATGCCGCCAAGGCGGGCGCCGCGGTCAGCAAAACGAATTGA
- a CDS encoding ABC transporter substrate-binding protein, whose amino-acid sequence MRRCLAMVVLTLTCTAWGQTSAPCACGRNPSGPPPTRSLKPYTGAPDDLRPFSKYTAPYYEHYQNLVEYNGAAREVPDPNLDDLSEILIGFIGPLYDHRDQVFGNRMLQGATMAINEANAAGGYCGKPFKLMLHNDSAIWGAASNEIVKMVYDEKVWAMFGSISGDTTHIALRVTLKAETPLINSASTDPTIPETIIPWYFTDLQDDRVQGYTLARHIYTELGLKRIAILRVNDRYGRFGVLKFRDASRRLEHPVAVEQKFFPGDTDFRRQLRVIQDSRVDGIVLWTDVAPTAMILKQMQELGMKQRVFGSHRTVGDELIKLAGSAAEGFEAVFPYEPNRTDPRWLEFNANYEAQFHEKPDHFAALAYDAMQALLKSICRAGLNKGRIRDAMTGITSYQGVTGNMVFDPNCKNIASLFLARVHNASIEYRPITMQKPYAQVGENGTEYAGPALTDQAEGSLKIGIFGPHADQVIQSPEIVRLLNEIHRQGSALSLLAIPSELSWGKASQQLVKAVYQDHAVALIALDRPSSHLAEQIAVKSFLPVLAISSDRTLTTTNIPWIFRLPKDASLDQAVRCLADAIHRVGPNREKVRDLLSSGTPMAGLSFSKTGELQF is encoded by the coding sequence ATGCGCCGCTGCCTTGCAATGGTTGTGCTCACCTTGACGTGTACCGCCTGGGGGCAGACATCTGCCCCCTGCGCGTGTGGAAGGAATCCTTCTGGACCGCCTCCCACACGTTCTCTGAAGCCCTACACAGGCGCGCCGGACGATCTGCGGCCATTTTCGAAGTACACGGCCCCCTATTACGAGCACTATCAGAACTTGGTTGAATACAACGGCGCAGCTCGCGAAGTGCCTGATCCGAATTTGGACGATTTGAGTGAGATCCTCATCGGCTTCATCGGACCGCTCTACGACCACCGGGATCAGGTGTTCGGCAATCGCATGCTGCAGGGCGCCACGATGGCGATCAACGAAGCTAATGCTGCGGGAGGCTATTGCGGCAAACCGTTCAAGTTGATGTTGCACAACGATTCCGCCATCTGGGGCGCAGCCAGCAACGAAATCGTGAAGATGGTGTACGACGAGAAAGTCTGGGCGATGTTCGGCTCGATCAGTGGAGACACGACCCACATTGCGTTGCGCGTCACCCTGAAAGCGGAGACCCCGCTCATCAATAGTGCATCCACCGATCCAACGATTCCAGAGACGATCATTCCCTGGTATTTCACCGACCTGCAGGACGACCGCGTGCAGGGCTACACCCTGGCACGTCACATCTACACGGAACTGGGACTGAAGCGGATTGCGATCCTGCGCGTCAACGATCGTTACGGGCGCTTTGGTGTGCTGAAATTCCGCGATGCTTCCCGACGGTTAGAGCATCCTGTTGCCGTCGAACAGAAGTTCTTTCCCGGTGACACCGACTTCCGCCGCCAGTTGCGAGTGATTCAGGACTCACGCGTGGACGGCATCGTGCTTTGGACCGACGTCGCTCCTACTGCGATGATCCTCAAGCAAATGCAGGAACTCGGCATGAAGCAGCGCGTCTTCGGAAGCCACCGCACGGTGGGAGACGAACTGATCAAGCTAGCCGGGAGCGCCGCGGAAGGGTTCGAAGCTGTTTTCCCATACGAGCCGAATCGCACTGATCCACGTTGGCTGGAATTCAATGCCAACTATGAAGCGCAGTTCCACGAGAAGCCTGATCACTTCGCCGCGCTCGCCTATGACGCGATGCAGGCTCTGCTGAAATCGATTTGTCGCGCCGGCCTGAATAAAGGCCGCATTCGCGATGCGATGACAGGGATCACCAGCTATCAGGGTGTGACGGGCAATATGGTGTTCGATCCCAACTGCAAGAATATTGCTTCGTTGTTCCTTGCTCGCGTTCACAACGCAAGTATTGAGTATCGCCCGATCACGATGCAGAAACCGTATGCGCAGGTAGGCGAAAATGGAACGGAGTATGCTGGCCCGGCCTTGACCGATCAAGCGGAGGGCTCACTTAAGATCGGCATCTTCGGTCCCCACGCAGATCAGGTGATCCAATCTCCGGAGATCGTTCGCCTGCTGAATGAGATTCACCGACAGGGAAGTGCCCTCAGTCTCTTGGCAATTCCATCCGAACTCTCCTGGGGCAAAGCATCGCAACAACTGGTGAAGGCCGTCTATCAGGATCATGCGGTCGCTTTGATTGCGCTGGACCGGCCGTCCAGTCACCTGGCGGAACAGATCGCGGTGAAATCTTTTCTCCCGGTACTAGCGATTTCTTCCGACCGTACTCTCACGACCACCAACATTCCATGGATCTTCCGACTACCGAAGGATGCTTCTTTGGATCAGGCTGTCCGTTGTTTGGCCGATGCGATCCATCGAGTCGGCCCCAACCGTGAAAAAGTTCGGGATCTGTTGTCGTCAGGTACTCCGATGGCAGGTCTAAGCTTTTCGAAGACGGGCGAGTTACAGTTCTGA
- a CDS encoding TlpA family protein disulfide reductase, translated as MNIKKVMLGVAVVLLAFGISVIEKRFRSGQVHRAPAENAVAPDFSLSDMDGHPLTLSSYRGKVVLLDFWATWCEPCREETPRFVDLQNRYGNQGLQIIGVSMDDSSEPVREFYKSFTMNYPVVMGNAGIGTQYGGVLGLPMAFLIGRDGRIQARYRGAIDTAALEREIGDLL; from the coding sequence GTGAACATCAAGAAAGTCATGCTGGGAGTTGCAGTGGTTCTACTTGCGTTCGGGATTTCTGTCATCGAAAAACGTTTCCGATCCGGTCAGGTACATCGGGCACCTGCGGAAAATGCCGTGGCGCCGGATTTTTCCTTATCCGATATGGACGGGCATCCGTTGACCCTCTCCTCGTACCGGGGCAAGGTAGTGCTGCTCGACTTTTGGGCGACGTGGTGTGAACCGTGCCGCGAAGAGACTCCAAGATTTGTGGACCTGCAGAATAGGTATGGCAACCAGGGCTTACAAATTATTGGGGTTTCCATGGACGATAGTTCCGAGCCTGTACGCGAGTTCTATAAGAGCTTCACGATGAACTATCCGGTCGTGATGGGCAACGCCGGGATCGGCACGCAATACGGAGGAGTTCTAGGGCTGCCCATGGCGTTCCTGATCGGGCGTGACGGACGCATTCAGGCCAGGTACAGGGGCGCGATCGACACTGCCGCACTCGAAAGAGAAATTGGGGATCTGCTCTAA